From a region of the Thermoanaerobaculia bacterium genome:
- a CDS encoding cytochrome c maturation protein CcmE, whose amino-acid sequence MKTRIFLAVLLVLAFTIFALVMFRQSLTPYVSFKDAKSGRGVQVAGSLEPGSVRYDEGSQTLLFTMIEKDGTDLLPVAYSGSRPANFEEATFIVAIGAYDGKVFQADKLLVKCPSKYEGSGTEREYGRKQ is encoded by the coding sequence TTGAAGACACGGATTTTCCTGGCCGTTCTGCTGGTCCTGGCCTTTACGATTTTTGCCCTGGTCATGTTTCGCCAGTCCCTGACCCCCTATGTTTCCTTCAAGGATGCAAAATCGGGCCGGGGTGTTCAGGTTGCCGGATCCCTGGAGCCGGGGTCCGTTCGCTATGACGAAGGATCCCAGACCCTCCTTTTCACCATGATTGAAAAGGACGGAACAGATCTGTTACCTGTAGCTTATTCAGGAAGCCGTCCGGCTAATTTTGAAGAAGCGACCTTTATCGTGGCGATCGGCGCCTATGACGGCAAGGTTTTTCAGGCAGATAAGCTGCTCGTGAAATGTCCCTCCAAGTATGAGGGGAGCGGAACGGAACGAGAATACGGGAGGAAACAGTAA
- a CDS encoding CcmD family protein has protein sequence MNDSHSLFYVALVNAIIWGGLFFYIWRLDRKVRRIEREDQS, from the coding sequence ATGAATGATTCACACAGCCTGTTTTATGTAGCCCTGGTGAACGCAATAATCTGGGGTGGGCTCTTTTTTTATATCTGGCGGCTCGATCGTAAAGTTCGTCGAATTGAACGGGAGGATCAGAGTTGA